One stretch of Streptomyces hygroscopicus DNA includes these proteins:
- a CDS encoding IstB domain-containing protein ATP-binding protein, with the protein MSVMTTTLRESLKTLRLSGMLETLDARLTQAQKGELGHLDFLQVLCQDEITRRESVALERRLRRAKFEQQATLEGFDFNASPKLPAAQIRDLAALRWLHSGESVILFGPVGVGKTHVAQALGHQAVRQGANVRFSKTSRILSELAGGHADRTWDKRMRELIRPDLLILDDFTMRQLTASQADDLYELVSERQGRSLIITSNRAPSDWYPLFPNPVVAESLLDRLINASHQVIMNGPSYRPNKRPKNHTDKPPVN; encoded by the coding sequence TTGAGCGTGATGACCACCACCCTGCGCGAATCGCTGAAGACGCTGCGGCTGTCCGGCATGCTGGAAACCCTCGACGCCCGCCTCACCCAGGCCCAAAAGGGCGAGCTCGGGCACCTCGACTTCCTCCAGGTCCTCTGCCAGGACGAGATCACCCGCCGCGAGTCCGTCGCGCTCGAACGGCGCCTGCGCAGGGCGAAGTTCGAGCAGCAGGCCACCTTGGAGGGCTTCGACTTCAACGCCTCCCCGAAGCTGCCCGCCGCCCAGATCCGCGATCTGGCGGCCTTGCGCTGGCTCCACTCCGGCGAGTCCGTCATTTTGTTCGGGCCCGTCGGGGTCGGAAAGACACACGTCGCCCAGGCCCTCGGTCACCAGGCCGTCCGCCAGGGCGCCAACGTCCGCTTCAGCAAGACCAGCCGCATCCTCAGCGAGCTCGCCGGCGGTCACGCGGACCGCACCTGGGACAAGCGCATGCGCGAACTCATCCGCCCCGACCTGCTCATCCTCGACGACTTCACCATGCGCCAGCTGACCGCGTCCCAGGCCGATGACCTCTACGAACTCGTCTCCGAGCGGCAAGGACGCTCGCTGATCATCACCAGCAACAGGGCGCCCAGCGACTGGTATCCCCTCTTCCCGAACCCGGTCGTCGCCGAGTCCCTGCTGGACCGGCTGATCAACGCCAGCCATCAGGTGATCATGAACGGTCCCAGCTACCGGCCCAACAAACGCCCCAAGAACCACACCGACAAGCCACCGGTCAACTAG
- a CDS encoding integrase, whose amino-acid sequence MVDIVEIYVHWYAGRSKSQVSASLGVDRKTIRKYLAPAEKAGITPGGPPMSEADWAKLLKSWFPELTSRKLNQVRWGEIEPHRDYVKELLKTTTVTTIHQRLRDEGKLKVSLTTFRRWVHENLPDEAARSKVTVLRDDIEPGSEAQIDYGFLGQWINPTSGKRHRIWAFVMVLPASRHMFVRPVTHMDQHAWTLAHAEAFRFFGGVPRRLVPDNLKTGVDKPDLYDPKINRSYAELASYYGTLVDPARASKPKDKPRVERPMPYVRDSFWSGRTFTSLEHMQAEALLWATNVAGQRQCRPLDGAKPLSVFEAVEAPAMLPLPEEPFVLARWSQATVGPDIHIKVGRTLYSVPWKLIGRRVDVRSTATMVQVFHDGELVKTHATLEQGKRTDKNDYPPEKIAFQMRTPIWCRGQASQVGDACREVIDQLLEVNALYRLRAAQGVLGLRKKYGDARLEAACAKAVAVGDPSYRTVKGILVAGTETDPEPETGDAGAAAFLHGPEGLFAATVPLQIPGEVHDDQGHAGTDAEEAGR is encoded by the coding sequence GTGGTCGACATCGTCGAGATCTACGTGCACTGGTACGCGGGCCGGTCCAAGAGCCAGGTGTCCGCCTCGCTGGGGGTGGACCGCAAGACGATCAGGAAGTACCTGGCGCCGGCGGAAAAGGCGGGGATCACCCCGGGCGGGCCGCCCATGAGTGAGGCGGACTGGGCCAAGCTGCTCAAGAGCTGGTTCCCGGAGCTCACGAGCCGGAAGCTGAACCAGGTCAGGTGGGGCGAGATCGAGCCGCACCGTGACTACGTCAAGGAACTGCTGAAGACCACGACGGTCACCACGATCCATCAACGGCTTCGCGATGAGGGCAAGTTGAAGGTGTCGCTGACGACGTTCCGCCGTTGGGTGCACGAGAACCTGCCCGACGAGGCGGCCCGCTCGAAGGTCACGGTGCTGCGGGATGACATCGAGCCGGGCTCGGAGGCTCAGATCGACTACGGCTTCCTGGGGCAGTGGATCAACCCTACCAGCGGGAAACGGCACCGGATCTGGGCGTTCGTGATGGTGCTGCCCGCCTCGCGGCACATGTTCGTCCGCCCGGTAACGCATATGGACCAGCACGCCTGGACCCTCGCGCACGCAGAAGCCTTCCGCTTCTTCGGCGGCGTCCCGCGCCGCCTGGTGCCGGACAACCTCAAGACCGGGGTCGACAAGCCGGACCTCTACGACCCGAAGATCAACCGGTCGTATGCCGAACTTGCCTCCTACTACGGCACGTTGGTGGACCCGGCCCGCGCGTCGAAGCCGAAGGACAAGCCGCGGGTCGAGCGGCCCATGCCCTATGTCCGCGACTCGTTCTGGAGCGGGCGGACCTTCACCTCGCTGGAGCACATGCAGGCCGAGGCCCTGCTCTGGGCCACGAACGTCGCAGGCCAGCGGCAGTGCCGCCCACTGGACGGCGCGAAGCCGCTGTCCGTGTTCGAGGCGGTGGAGGCACCAGCCATGCTGCCGCTGCCCGAAGAGCCGTTCGTGCTGGCCCGGTGGTCACAAGCCACCGTCGGCCCGGACATCCACATCAAGGTCGGCCGCACCCTCTACTCGGTGCCCTGGAAGCTGATCGGCCGCCGGGTCGATGTCCGCTCCACCGCCACGATGGTGCAGGTCTTCCACGACGGCGAGCTGGTCAAGACCCACGCAACACTTGAGCAGGGCAAACGAACCGACAAAAACGACTACCCGCCCGAGAAGATCGCCTTCCAGATGCGCACGCCGATCTGGTGCCGCGGCCAAGCCTCGCAGGTCGGGGACGCCTGCCGGGAGGTGATCGACCAGCTGCTGGAGGTCAACGCCCTCTACCGGCTCCGGGCGGCCCAGGGAGTACTCGGGCTGCGCAAGAAGTACGGCGACGCCAGACTCGAAGCCGCCTGCGCGAAGGCGGTCGCGGTCGGTGATCCGTCCTACCGGACCGTCAAGGGCATCCTGGTCGCCGGCACCGAGACCGACCCGGAACCGGAAACCGGCGACGCCGGAGCCGCGGCCTTCCTGCACGGGCCCGAGGGCCTGTTCGCCGCCACCGTCCCCCTGCAGATCCCCGGCGAGGTTCACGATGACCAGGGTCACGCCGGCACCGATGCTGAGGAGGCTGGCCGTTGA
- a CDS encoding lipase: MELRNDPLTDPAKRKQAIETRVRDTRFVLDQLAVLRDAGNPDAEGRRLPRGLGRALDLTRVGMYGHSAGGITAAETMRTNDLIDAGIDMDGTLKYSRTEFLPVALEGLDRPFILMGKANQTHLNEPSWHSLWDRSTGWKRDLSLERGAHFSYTDAIVPALDGRLDTPAQRREQHIGTVDPTRSTAAQRAYLTAFFHQHLRGRPQHLLDGPSPSHPDVRFVQ, translated from the coding sequence GTGGAGCTGCGAAACGACCCCTTGACCGATCCCGCGAAACGCAAGCAGGCCATCGAGACCCGCGTCCGCGACACCCGCTTCGTCCTCGACCAGTTGGCCGTCCTGCGGGACGCCGGAAATCCCGATGCCGAGGGGCGCCGTCTGCCCCGCGGCCTGGGCAGGGCGCTCGACCTGACCCGGGTCGGCATGTACGGCCACTCGGCCGGCGGAATCACCGCGGCCGAGACCATGCGCACGAACGACCTCATCGACGCGGGCATCGACATGGACGGCACGCTCAAGTACAGCCGCACCGAATTCCTGCCGGTCGCGCTGGAAGGGCTGGACCGCCCGTTCATACTCATGGGCAAGGCCAATCAGACCCACCTGAACGAGCCGTCCTGGCACTCGCTCTGGGACCGCTCGACCGGCTGGAAGCGCGACCTGAGCCTCGAACGGGGCGCCCATTTCAGCTACACCGACGCGATCGTGCCCGCACTCGACGGACGCCTGGACACCCCGGCCCAGAGGCGCGAACAGCACATCGGAACCGTGGACCCCACCCGCAGCACCGCCGCCCAGCGCGCCTACCTCACCGCGTTCTTCCACCAGCACCTGCGCGGCCGACCGCAACACCTGCTGGACGGGCCTTCCCCGTCCCACCCCGACGTGCGCTTCGTCCAGTAG
- a CDS encoding transposase has product MVYKIRTGISWRDLPERYGPWKTVYTRFRRYALDGVFTRALQQIQARADAAGDIDWLVQIDSTIVRAHQHAAATGRKGGDTSRTNRMITPSADPEAD; this is encoded by the coding sequence ATGGTCTACAAGATCCGCACCGGTATCTCATGGCGTGACCTGCCGGAACGCTACGGACCGTGGAAGACGGTCTACACCCGCTTCCGCCGCTACGCACTCGACGGTGTGTTCACCCGGGCTCTGCAGCAGATCCAGGCCCGGGCGGACGCCGCCGGCGACATCGACTGGCTCGTCCAGATCGACTCCACTATCGTCCGCGCCCACCAGCACGCCGCCGCCACCGGCCGAAAAGGGGGCGACACCAGCAGGACGAACCGGATGATCACGCCCTCGGCCGATCCCGAGGCGGACTGA
- a CDS encoding XRE family transcriptional regulator → MTSILATATDNRTAPEVTHGGHLGNYVTTPLGNYAVVDMVLGCEIGDLLIPEPQKVTRPGEENITQTAFGAAAPVPTVVPKRRDGRSLPPA, encoded by the coding sequence ATGACGAGCATTCTCGCAACGGCCACTGACAACCGGACCGCCCCTGAAGTCACTCACGGCGGGCACCTGGGGAATTACGTGACCACACCCCTGGGGAATTACGCGGTCGTTGACATGGTGCTCGGCTGCGAGATCGGCGACCTGCTGATCCCGGAACCGCAGAAGGTCACCCGCCCCGGCGAGGAGAACATCACCCAGACCGCTTTCGGCGCCGCCGCACCGGTTCCGACGGTGGTGCCCAAGCGCCGCGACGGCCGGTCGCTGCCGCCTGCATGA
- a CDS encoding transposase: MRAVELFEQGRPHVQIAGMLGVCPESVRRWKRQWEQGGAAALRRSPARGRPPKLDDAQVEEVRAALEQGAQAHGFEADLWTLERVGLVVERVTGVKLARASVWRLLTGRLGWSLQRPQRRAVERDESEIARWVAHEWPRIKRGR, translated from the coding sequence ATGCGGGCGGTGGAGTTGTTCGAGCAGGGACGCCCTCATGTGCAGATCGCGGGAATGCTGGGGGTGTGTCCCGAGAGCGTGCGGCGGTGGAAGCGCCAGTGGGAACAGGGCGGGGCTGCAGCGCTGCGGCGATCTCCGGCCAGGGGGCGGCCGCCCAAGCTTGATGACGCCCAGGTCGAGGAGGTGCGGGCCGCGTTGGAGCAGGGCGCTCAGGCGCACGGGTTCGAGGCCGACTTATGGACCTTGGAGCGGGTCGGACTGGTGGTGGAGCGGGTGACCGGGGTGAAACTGGCACGGGCGTCGGTGTGGCGGCTGCTGACCGGGCGGCTGGGGTGGAGCCTGCAGCGTCCCCAGCGCCGGGCGGTCGAGCGGGACGAGTCCGAGATCGCCCGATGGGTCGCCCATGAGTGGCCCCGCATCAAAAGGGGGCGGTGA
- a CDS encoding TetR family transcriptional regulator, whose translation MRDEHSFTSRSRASRSTAPAPSEPASVPMISETHIWTGSGNSISGDSPSATVIRSAKPAQDTVALTTLVVDTLLRGAGTPHPNRL comes from the coding sequence GTGCGGGACGAACACAGCTTCACCAGCCGCTCCCGGGCGTCCCGCAGCACGGCCCCGGCGCCCTCGGAGCCGGCGAGCGTGCCGATGATCTCCGAGACACACATCTGGACGGGTTCGGGGAACTCGATCTCGGGGGACAGCCCCTCGGCCACCGTGATCCGGTCGGCGAAACCCGCCCAGGACACCGTCGCCCTCACGACGCTCGTCGTGGACACCCTGCTCCGCGGCGCGGGCACCCCGCACCCCAACCGCCTCTGA
- a CDS encoding recombinase translates to MAALAVVRDLREHWAPASGEELEQFETDVLSGFVLARASAGLADGTIRGDVGHLDQIRSWFGRLLWDMEPADADVYFGKVLRHSPSGTRLGRSQALSTYFMFLELRHKVEIHRMTGRVVECPIDEMNRPRGAKDAQLRIPPSEPEIGTLFTGWGGELATCRKFAPTARNYTASKLMSQVGLRVSEACGLDLGDIKWDLGRFGKLHVRHGKGARGSGPRERMVPLINGADRTLRWFIEDVWGQFDEDHTWPGASLFPSVGGQVIPHDLHDQRHVIPHPRGHDSPPGRRPSMVQPTMLELA, encoded by the coding sequence TTGGCGGCGCTGGCAGTCGTACGGGACCTGCGCGAGCACTGGGCGCCCGCGTCGGGGGAAGAACTTGAGCAGTTCGAGACGGACGTGCTGTCCGGGTTCGTCCTGGCGCGGGCCTCGGCAGGGCTGGCGGACGGCACAATCCGCGGGGATGTCGGGCACCTGGACCAGATCAGGTCCTGGTTCGGCCGGCTGCTGTGGGACATGGAGCCCGCCGACGCGGACGTGTACTTCGGGAAGGTGCTGCGGCACTCGCCCAGTGGCACTCGGTTGGGCCGGTCGCAGGCGCTGAGTACGTACTTCATGTTCCTGGAGTTGCGGCACAAGGTCGAGATCCATCGGATGACCGGCCGGGTGGTTGAGTGCCCGATCGACGAGATGAACCGGCCGCGCGGGGCCAAGGACGCCCAGTTGCGGATCCCGCCGAGTGAGCCGGAGATCGGGACGCTGTTCACGGGCTGGGGCGGCGAGCTGGCGACCTGCCGGAAGTTCGCCCCGACGGCCCGGAACTACACCGCTTCGAAGCTGATGTCCCAGGTCGGTCTACGGGTGAGCGAGGCATGCGGCCTCGACCTGGGCGACATCAAGTGGGACCTGGGCCGTTTCGGCAAGCTCCACGTCCGTCACGGCAAGGGGGCCCGCGGCTCGGGGCCGCGCGAGCGGATGGTGCCGCTGATCAACGGTGCCGACCGGACGCTGCGGTGGTTCATCGAGGACGTGTGGGGCCAGTTCGACGAGGACCACACCTGGCCCGGCGCCTCGCTGTTCCCGAGTGTCGGCGGTCAGGTAATTCCCCACGATCTGCATGATCAGCGCCACGTAATTCCCCACCCGCGTGGTCACGATTCCCCACCGGGGCGCCGACCATCGATGGTGCAGCCGACCATGCTCGAACTGGCGTAA
- a CDS encoding protein phosphatase — translation MRQGPGRAGQEKVVSTPRIDYRAVFAVTPSPYLVLAPDLVIVEVNEAYLRATGRTREELIGHYLFEVHPDNPADPDADGVRNLDASLQRVLRLKRTDTMAVQKYDIPVSGRPGAFRAKWWSPINTPVLGPEGEVRWIIHRVEDMTEFVLTRSLRPGPEEAGGEREAMEAELYTRARELQRLNEELREAHDRERRTALTLQEAMLHSPDLAGHREIAVRYMPAARSLNVCGDWYDVVDLSADTFTVAVGDVVGHGLEAAAVMGMLRSALSAAVRAISEPGRAMDVLSLYARTFEGALATTAAKAVVDTRHQRITYTSAGHPPPVLARPDGTVDLLDQATNPPLGLVTDHLPRRQATVSYAPGDTLVLYTDGLIERRDEDIDVGLRRLTDTLARHTSLSPDQLADTLLTRLGVADGGRDDIALIVVRL, via the coding sequence ATGAGGCAGGGGCCGGGCCGGGCCGGACAGGAGAAGGTTGTGAGCACACCGCGGATCGACTACCGGGCGGTGTTCGCCGTCACGCCGAGCCCATACCTGGTGCTTGCCCCGGACCTGGTGATCGTCGAGGTCAACGAGGCCTATCTGCGGGCCACGGGCCGGACCAGGGAGGAGTTGATCGGCCACTACCTCTTCGAGGTCCACCCCGACAATCCGGCGGACCCGGACGCCGACGGGGTGCGCAATCTGGACGCCTCTCTCCAGCGGGTCCTGCGCTTGAAGAGGACCGACACGATGGCGGTGCAGAAGTACGACATCCCCGTCTCCGGGCGTCCGGGAGCGTTCCGGGCGAAATGGTGGTCGCCCATCAACACACCCGTCCTCGGGCCCGAAGGAGAGGTGCGGTGGATCATCCACCGGGTGGAGGACATGACGGAGTTCGTGCTCACCCGCTCGCTGCGCCCGGGGCCCGAGGAGGCGGGCGGGGAGCGCGAGGCGATGGAGGCCGAGCTGTACACGCGAGCGCGGGAACTTCAGCGCCTCAACGAGGAACTCCGCGAGGCCCACGACCGGGAGCGCCGGACCGCCCTCACCCTCCAGGAGGCCATGCTGCACTCCCCGGACCTGGCCGGACACCGCGAAATCGCCGTGCGCTACATGCCCGCCGCCCGGTCGCTCAACGTGTGCGGAGACTGGTACGACGTGGTGGACCTGTCTGCGGACACTTTCACCGTCGCGGTCGGCGATGTGGTCGGCCACGGCCTGGAGGCCGCCGCCGTCATGGGCATGCTCCGCAGCGCCCTGTCCGCCGCCGTCCGTGCCATCAGCGAGCCCGGCAGAGCGATGGACGTCCTGAGCCTCTACGCCCGCACCTTCGAGGGCGCGCTGGCCACGACCGCGGCCAAGGCCGTCGTCGACACCCGCCACCAGCGCATCACCTACACCAGCGCAGGCCACCCGCCCCCCGTCCTGGCCCGGCCGGACGGCACCGTCGACCTGCTCGACCAGGCCACCAACCCACCGCTGGGCCTTGTCACCGACCACCTCCCCCGCCGCCAGGCCACGGTGTCCTACGCCCCGGGCGACACCCTCGTGCTCTATACCGACGGACTCATCGAACGCCGTGACGAGGACATCGACGTCGGGCTGCGCCGCCTCACCGACACCCTCGCCCGCCACACCTCTCTCAGCCCCGACCAGCTGGCCGACACCCTGCTCACCCGCCTCGGCGTGGCCGACGGCGGACGCGACGACATCGCCCTGATCGTCGTCCGTCTGTGA
- a CDS encoding DNA invertase — MVPSLDRYGRSLQDLINMVAELRERGIGFTSLHENVDTTTPGGRLVFHVFAALAEFIRELIVIGTKEGLAAARARGRVGGRPSVATEEIIRAARDLLPDPGRSITSIAKLLGVSPGTLYNHIPDLRELRAGAVPRQVEALAR; from the coding sequence GTGGTCCCCTCGCTCGACCGCTACGGCCGCAGCCTCCAGGACCTCATCAACATGGTCGCCGAGCTGCGCGAGCGCGGCATCGGCTTCACCTCACTGCACGAGAACGTCGACACCACCACCCCCGGCGGCCGGCTCGTCTTCCACGTCTTCGCCGCGCTCGCCGAGTTCATCCGCGAACTCATCGTCATCGGTACCAAGGAGGGCCTCGCCGCCGCCCGCGCCCGCGGCCGGGTCGGCGGACGCCCCAGCGTCGCCACCGAGGAGATCATCCGCGCCGCCCGCGACCTGCTGCCCGACCCCGGCCGCTCCATCACCTCGATCGCCAAGCTCCTGGGCGTCTCCCCGGGCACCCTCTACAACCACATCCCGGACCTGCGCGAGCTACGCGCCGGCGCCGTCCCCCGTCAGGTCGAAGCACTCGCAAGGTAG